The Spirosoma sp. SC4-14 DNA window ATGGCAAACAGAATGGTCACGAAAGCAATAATCGACCCAATAACCAGATAGGGGCCCTGTACGGAGAGGGCTTCTTCAACCCGGATGGCTTCGGCCTGGGCAGGAGCCATTGCCTGTAGCATTTCGGGTGTGTATTCGGTTTTAGAGAAGATGAACAATGCGCCAATGATCGGTCCCAGAATGATGCTGATGCCGTTGAAGGACTGCGAAAAATTCAATCGCCACTCCGATTTGGACGGATCGCCCAATACGGTTACGTAGAGATTGGCGGCCGTTTCCAGAAAAGCAATACCGCAGGCCATTGTAAACAGAGCCAGTAGGAAAAAGCCATAGACCCGCACTTCGGCAGCCGGATAAAACAGAAAAGCACCGCCCCCATAGAGCAACAAGCCAAACAGAATACCCCGTTTGTAACCGAACCGACGCATCACATAGCCAGCAGGCAAGGCCATGAAAAAATAGCCCAGATAAAAAGCAAAATCGACGATACCAGCCTGAAATCGGTTCAGATCCAGCGCTATCTGAAACTGTTTAATGAGCGATCCGTTGAGACTATTGGCTAACCCCCACAGGAAAAACAGGCTCGTAACAAGCGCAAATGCAACTCCGTAGCTACCGGTTGCCTGATCAGATTTTAGTTTTACGTTATCGGGAGCGGGTCCGAGAGGCATTGATATGTTGTTTAGGGTCTATAAGAATGAGATTATTTTATTGGCCACATCGAACAGCCGACGTGGCCAATAAACGTTGCTTACTTATTGGTAATCAATCAGTAATGGCGCGGTCGAGATGCGTATACCCACCATCGACGTGGATTAACTGCCCAGTGGTATGACTTGACTTATCCGACAGCAAAAACGCAACCATATTGGCCAGCTCTTCAGTAGTTGTCATTCGGTGTTCGAACGGAATTTTCGAAACAATCTGCTTCAGTTTTTCTTCCGGGTTCGGCAACGTTTTAATCCAGTTAGCATAGAGTGGTGTCCAGCTTTCGGCCACAATAACGCAGTTGACCCGAATGCCGTATGGCAACAATTCAACGGCCCATTCGCGCGTAAGTGCATTACGTCCGCCATTGGCGGCTGCATAGGCCGATGTATTTCCCTGGCCGGTCTCGGCTACTTTCGAGCCAATATTCACAATTGGCCCTTTCGATTCTTTCAGCGCAGGTAAGGCATAATGAGCCATCAGGTAGTAATGCACCAGGTTTTTATGCAACGATGCAATAAACCCCTCATAACTCCCCTTTTCGAGCCCAACGCCATCGTTCACACCCGCATTATTCACCAGTCCGTCGATGCGTCCGAACTGAGCCAGCGTTTGTTCAACAGCGCGCTGGCACGCTTCCGGTTGAGTTAGCTCGGCCGCAAACTGATGGGCCTGTCCACCATTGGCCCGAATGGCGTCAACAGTTTTCAGGTTGTCGGCTTCATTACGCCCAATGATGACTGGAATAGCGCCTTCGGCTGCCAATACCGTTGAGATCCCTTCGCCAATGCCCTTTGCCCCGCCCGTAACAAGGATAATTTTATCGTGTAGGTTTAAATTCATTTCGTTGAAACTGGATGTTAGCTATCCAACGTTAGGTTAGATTATAAAACTCAACGGCATTAGCGCCCATAACTTTTGATCGAACTTCGTCGCCCCAGGGAGCTACGTATTCGTCAATCAGGTTTTTGACCTGCGTATAATTGGCCGCAACCAGACAAACCGGCCAGTCGGAACCAAACAGGAGCCGATCAGGTCCAAACTGTTCGAATACGACATCCAGATACGGAAAGAAATCTTTTTTGCCCCAGTTATGCCAGTTGGCTTCGGTAACCATGCCCGACACCTTACACGACACATTCGGCTGTTTGGCGATTTCGGTCATAAAGTTCGACCAGCGGCTGATTTCCTGCCTTTTGATATAGGGCTTGGCCAGATGGTCGATTACGAAGTTAACTTCCGGCACTTCGCGTACCAGATGCAAAGCGGCTTTCAGCTGCGTCGGATAGATCAGAATATCGTAGGTCAGGTCAAAAGCCGCCAGTTGCCGGATACCTTTAATGACCGACGGCCGCATCAGAAAATCGTCGGGTTCGGCCTGTGCCACATGCCGCAAGCCTTTAATTTCTTCAAATGCAGAAAATATTTCGAGTCGGTTATAGAGCGTTGGCGATTGCAGGTCAACCCAGCCAACGACGCCTTTAACGAAGTCGTAGTTCTGAGCCATGCTAACCAAAAACATGGTTTCGTCTTCCGACTGCGATGCCTGAACGGCCACGCAGCCGTCGACTCCGTTTTCGGTTAGCACCGGCTCCAGATCGGCCGGCAAAAAATCGCGCTGAATTACGGCCATATCATCCGTAATCCAGCTATCACGAACGGGGTCAAAATGCCAGAAATGCTGGTGAGCGTCAATAATCATAGCTAAAAAGTGAAGAGTGAAAAAATCTGTTGTATTCTATACTCTACACGTTACACTCTTCACTGATAACTAACCGCTGTCTGTTTTTGCACACCCAGTCCCTCGATACCCAGTTCAACAACATCGCCGGGTTTGAGGTAACGCTGTGGTTTCAGGCCCATGCCAACACCAGCGGGTGTTCCGGTCGAGATCACATCGCCGGGCAGCAGGGTCATAAACTGGCTGATGTAGCTCACAAGCGTTGGCACATTGAAAATCATATCGTCGGTATTGGAATCCTGCAAACGTTCGCCATTCAGATCGAGCCAGAGATGCAGGGCATTGGGATCAGCTATTTCGTCTTTCGTTACCAGATACGGACCCAGTGGGGCAAACGTATCGGCACTTTTCCCTTTCACCCACTGTCCACCCCGTTCGAGTTGCCAGGCGCGTTCGCTATAATCGTTGTGCAGGGCATAGCCCGCCACATATTCCATAGCGTTGTCTAGCTCGACATAGCTGGCTTTTTTACCGATAACAATGGCCAGTTCGACCTCCCAGTCGGTTTTTTCAGACCGCTTCGGAATCACCACATTATCGTTAGGACCGCAAAGGGCGGTGGTAGCTTTGTAGAAAAGGATAGGTTCTGCCGGCACAGGAGCATTGGTTTCGGCTGCGTGTTTTGCGTAATTCAATCCTACACACAAAATTTTGGAAGGACGTTTCACGCATGGGCCGAAACGCTCATCGGCCGAAACTTCGGGGCAAGTCTGAGCGTGCGAATCGAGCCAGTGTTTCAGGCGTTCGGGGCCATTGCTGGCAAAAAACGATTCGTCAAAATCTTCACCAAAATGTGTTACATCGATGTGCTGCCCCGAGGGTAACACCACGCCAGGATGCTCATGATCGGGCTGGCCGAAGCGAAATAGTTTCATGTAAAAAAAAGATACGTTGACAGGAAAAGCAGACTAGGCCGCAAGTTTAACCATTCTGCCGCAAACCCACTTTGTTCGTCAAGTATGTTTTTTCAGGAAAAGAAACTTGTCTGCAAAAACAGTTAATCTACCAGTTGGGCGTTATACCGATCGGTTATGCTTCAGTCTGCACTTGTTGTTTGTTTTTTGAAGGTATAGTATTGATCGATATTTTAGATCCCGAAAGCATATGGATTTATATAGCCAAAAAAGCAAAAGCATTCCTCAGAAACTAGTTATCCATATTCTGGAACTGGTAGCCATATACACTTCTTACTGGCTCTTATTCCAGCAGGGAGGAGAGTATGTCCAACAGACATGGGGTATTCAAAACGCGCGCGTTGCGATTGACAGGCGAACAATTCTTTTTGCGTTTAACCTGATCGTATTTCTCAGGATCGCCTTCACAATGTTTGTTTTCCTGAAACGAAAAATCCCCTGGGAAGAAAGCCTGAGCGTACCCTTTGCCTTCGCGCTCTATTTCGTCGGCTATTCGTTATTTGTTTTACCTACCGATCGTCCTGTTGATTGGTTAGACTATGGAGCAATAGCTCTGTTTCTGCTTGGGAGTGCCATAAATACGCTGGGAGAATTATTACGAGACAAATGGAAAAAGAACCCGGTCAATAAAGGCCAGCTTTATACGCAGGGTCTTTTTCGCTATGCCATGCACATCAATTATTTTGGCGATCTGGTTTGGGTAAGTGCTTATGCCATTATCACCCGAAACTGGTATTCGATGTCAATTCCTCTTTTTCTGTTCTGCTTTTTTGTGTTCTACAATATCCCAAAACTCGATAGCTATCTTCGGCAGAAATACGGAAACCAGTTTGACCAGTATGCCCGGCAAACCAGCAAGTTTATTCCATTCATTTATTAGGCAGGCAACGAACGGTAACAGGCCCCAAAAAAAATAGTCCTGATGCCTATAAGCATCAGGACTACGTTTAGAAACACAACAGCAGCAATATCAGGTATTCAACCGAATAAAACCACCGTCGATTGGGTAGTCGGTACCGGTAATAAAACTGCCTTCGTCGGAGCAAAGATATAGTGCCAGCGCACCAACTTCTTTAGGCTGCGCCATGCGGCCAATTGGTTGCGTTTTCGACAGTTTTTCAAACATTTCGGCCTCCCGACCCGGATAATTTTTAGCCAGAAAACCATCTACAAAAGGCGTATGCACCCGCCCCGGCGAAATGCAGTTGCAACGGATGTTATCTTTCAGATAATCTTTTGCAACCGATAACGTCATGGTCAGTACGGCACCTTTGCTCATTGAATAGGCAAAACGATCGGGAATCCCTACCGATGCGGCCACCGATGCCATATTGAGTATAACCC harbors:
- a CDS encoding SDR family oxidoreductase, which codes for MNLNLHDKIILVTGGAKGIGEGISTVLAAEGAIPVIIGRNEADNLKTVDAIRANGGQAHQFAAELTQPEACQRAVEQTLAQFGRIDGLVNNAGVNDGVGLEKGSYEGFIASLHKNLVHYYLMAHYALPALKESKGPIVNIGSKVAETGQGNTSAYAAANGGRNALTREWAVELLPYGIRVNCVIVAESWTPLYANWIKTLPNPEEKLKQIVSKIPFEHRMTTTEELANMVAFLLSDKSSHTTGQLIHVDGGYTHLDRAITD
- a CDS encoding amidohydrolase family protein, which produces MIIDAHQHFWHFDPVRDSWITDDMAVIQRDFLPADLEPVLTENGVDGCVAVQASQSEDETMFLVSMAQNYDFVKGVVGWVDLQSPTLYNRLEIFSAFEEIKGLRHVAQAEPDDFLMRPSVIKGIRQLAAFDLTYDILIYPTQLKAALHLVREVPEVNFVIDHLAKPYIKRQEISRWSNFMTEIAKQPNVSCKVSGMVTEANWHNWGKKDFFPYLDVVFEQFGPDRLLFGSDWPVCLVAANYTQVKNLIDEYVAPWGDEVRSKVMGANAVEFYNLT
- a CDS encoding fumarylacetoacetate hydrolase family protein — protein: MKLFRFGQPDHEHPGVVLPSGQHIDVTHFGEDFDESFFASNGPERLKHWLDSHAQTCPEVSADERFGPCVKRPSKILCVGLNYAKHAAETNAPVPAEPILFYKATTALCGPNDNVVIPKRSEKTDWEVELAIVIGKKASYVELDNAMEYVAGYALHNDYSERAWQLERGGQWVKGKSADTFAPLGPYLVTKDEIADPNALHLWLDLNGERLQDSNTDDMIFNVPTLVSYISQFMTLLPGDVISTGTPAGVGMGLKPQRYLKPGDVVELGIEGLGVQKQTAVSYQ
- a CDS encoding DUF1295 domain-containing protein, whose protein sequence is MDLYSQKSKSIPQKLVIHILELVAIYTSYWLLFQQGGEYVQQTWGIQNARVAIDRRTILFAFNLIVFLRIAFTMFVFLKRKIPWEESLSVPFAFALYFVGYSLFVLPTDRPVDWLDYGAIALFLLGSAINTLGELLRDKWKKNPVNKGQLYTQGLFRYAMHINYFGDLVWVSAYAIITRNWYSMSIPLFLFCFFVFYNIPKLDSYLRQKYGNQFDQYARQTSKFIPFIY